ctaaaaaataacACCCAAAGTGTTGTGAACACTGATAGGTCAGAGGCTGGCCAAGCTGTTGGGCCTGGGACTAAACCACAAAGAGGCCCAAGAATTAGACAGCCTAATAATAGATTTGCTTGGGATCCAGGTTGAGTAAGTTTAAATGGTTTTCGTCTGCGGTTATGGAAGATTATGCGTATTGCGAAGAAACTGTCTTTTCCTCTCATCTTCTTTCTAGAGTCTTAACTTCTCATCCTCATTCTTATCTCTATCGTTTAGTTACTTGTTATTATGATACTTCTCTTTGTAATTCAAGTGATCAATGAACATAATGTTTATGTATCTGTATTGAAAATTCGGGTTTGTTGCACAAAGCGTACGTTTTTACGCCTTCGATTTGCGCCCCCAAGCATTATAACTATGTCTCGTCCTGAGACTCACCtcgaaaatgtttttaaaaacactAACTTCTAATAATGTGAGGTTGAACCTTAATGTTGAACAAATTCACAAGATGTTCAAATGGAGATTCTTTAAGAAAATTTGACATATTAAATTTgggaagatatttttttatctcatCAAACTCATTAGAATTAATATATGAATACCAGTGTACTGTTTCTTCTTTGGCTGAACAGACAATGCATAAAAAACAcgatcaataaaaaaattggtgataattaaataaaaaaacaaatcattcTACATACTTAATCGAACATACTAATATAAACTaagttattataataataaaaatgaacaagtacTTCTTTAGTTTTCTAAAAATTGGATTATTGACGTTGCACTTTTGGAATATTACTATCATCTTTCACAAGACTATCGTTcacaataatataaatatttaaaaataatttataatattatgaacaTAACtttaacaacaattaataaataattttaaaaatattttttaaattgttgataaaaaaaaaggttaatcTACATTATGATCAATTCTACAttcttaagaaaaaataatgatcgaaatatatttgaaaggcttttatattttaacttgtgattttgttttttctaatgaaaaattacaataaaaggAACAAATTGAATTTTCCCACATAATTAAagaagtaattttcaaatacaaaCATCACAATCCTTACTACATACCACTtgtttcaattaaaatttagaCATTATTAATATTTGGGACAATGCATAAGTACTCCCAGCCTATGCTcgaaattccagagacacacTTAAACTATACTAAGGTCTTATTACCGCCCCACCCCCCTCCCGAActcattttataaataattttctatcccTTTTCGTCTACATGGCACTATCAACCAGATAGCTTGAAAGTATTGTTCAACACACGCTGACCCCCACTTTTTTAACTTTCTAAAAAGACAAGCTATCAGTTCAAAAAGTAGTTTTTACATTTCCCAAAATTTCATCTTCCTTTTTGAAGTTTAACTTTACCAAAAGGAACAAAGGAAAGAACAATTATCTTCAAAATTCGATTTCAGAAATTCGATTTTCAGAAATATAAACTCATAATCGATTTTCTATGTTAGATTTTGGTACTTAGTGTTTGATTTCAGTCGTGCATCTGTGGGTCAATTTCATTCTTCTAAGTCATCAAGAATCGTGGTTGAGTTCAAAGattagttttttcttgattttattttgttttttgttactGTTATACTTATATTTCGTAGGGTTTATGGTATGTTGTTTATAGGTTCCGATCTTTGAGTGAAATGTAACTTCATGAttatttttagggtttatgttATGATTTAACTTGAAGAATAATGGaggtttgttttttttttttcaaaagatgaaGAACATCCTGATAAAGAAGATGACATTTGAGTTAATGAggcttttttttcaactttattttaacACGTGGCCAATTTTTATTGGTCAGTGTAGTCTAAAAATAACACTCACGCGCCTAACATAGGTGAAGTCACGGACTCaaccacgtaggccaaaaaggggtagaaaattatttataaaataagtttaggggggagggggggaggtTAATAGGAGCTTagtatagtttaggtgtgtctctAGAATTTTGGGCATAAACTGAGAgtgtacttatgcattttcccttaatatttaagtataaTATTACTCAAACTCTTAAAAGTTGACCACAAGCTCAACATCATTTATAAAATATCTTAACAACatagtttaaatatattatctagaaaacaaacaaactatagagtaagggtgtgtttggtacggaggaaaatattttccaattttcccatgtttggttggcttaaatgtttggaaaatattttccaaatcaactcattttcctcaaatttaaggaaaatgacttccctttcAAAAttgaggaaaacattttccaacaCTTTACTtcatcatttaattatttttcttatcctACCCATACACCCGACCTCcccattcaaaaaaattcaaaattttaaattttcttatttcttaaatttcaaatataattttaccaCCAACCCAGCCCCCCCTCCcctcaaacaaaaaaaattaaaaagttataaattatttttgaaaaatattttcaaattttaagatttttacCTTACTCAACCCTTACCAATCCTATTCcctaaccccccccccccccccaaaaaaaaaaaaattgcttcgaaaaatatttcaattttgattttttacgCCACTCCCCCCCNNNNNNNAAGCCACaccgtcaatttttttttttaaaagttgtttttgaagaatattttattttttttaaaaaaatcatttttataccACGCCACcctttaccccacccccaacccaTGCCATTCctgtcattttttaaaaaataaagaaatcttgtttttggaaaatatttcaatttttttcgttttttcatttttaatccaCTCCCcctcacccccacccccacccaggCCATTcccgtcaatttttttttaaagaaaaaactatttttgggaaatatttcaaatttaaaaaagtttcattttttacGCCAACCTCCCCTCCCCACCCACCCACCAGGCCACTccctcaaattttatttttttaaaaattacttttgaaaaatatttcaaattttagaaattatcatttttatgcTACCCAACCTGCCAACCCCGGACCccgttttttttattttaaaaaaaatggtttttgaaaataaatttcctAGGTCGAAAGCCTGGTCAGATCCTGAGTCAAATCCCAGGGTCGGGTTTTTGAATAGTTATCAATCTCTTGTCCTAGTTTGGGTGTCGGGGTCGGGTCCTAGATCAATTATCGGGGTTGATTTTCgaatcataaattattttcttaaagaataatttttagtCTCAAGCAAAAACTAAAggatattttctgaaaaatatttttcattcaccaaccaaattaaaaaatatttgtcagaaaatattttctactcaccaaccaaccaaacatgagaaaataaattaaaatccacttgttttccaagaaaacattttctaggaaaacactttccataaaaaacattttttccttCATATCAAACATTTTCCTTCACTCAATTTCCAACAATGATTCAAGAATACTCCTAATATTAAAATCAACAAACAACgtgataaataattaaatactaaaaaattaGTTAACATTTTTCGAAAATCAATACATTAGTAGTAAGTGGAACACTTTGAGCCTACATTGACAATCAACaattgagtaatttttttttctgtcaATCTGCAccacaaaaatataaaacaacatcgttaaattttgtaaataaaataacgagaataataaattacttttgAGGATATTTTTAACTGTTCTTTTCACTTTATcgcatttttcatcttttcagCTTGGGACTGATTTTTCATCGCCAATATCACGTGTGTATATATAACTCAACTTTGGTATTAAGGAAAATGTAttcctagaaaatattttcccggaaaacaagtagattgttgacttattttctcatgtttggttggtgagtagaaaatattttttagtgtttaatttatgaatgaaaaatatttttgagaaattgagaCATAGACATATTCagttcaaaaaaattgagtacctttgatttttctttcaaatgtgATTTTGTGACCTTGTagaactcaattttttttaaaggtgAGGTTCTTCGAAAAACATTCTCTCTACCTCATAAGGTATATGATTATGTACATTCTGTCCTCTCAAGATTCCACTAGGTAGATTTTTTTGgtgtatgttattattgttcAACTTCGATCTTTTGACAATAGGAACTTCATCTTCAAAAAACAACATTTGTaacctctttcttcttcttcttcttctttctcaggACCGTCTCAAACATAAAACCATTAAAGCAATCACTTGGGGCCCAAATATTTTAGGGCCCCCAGTTTTGTctaaaggatatatatataaatttgaaaataatttttctgataaaaattataatagtaATTGTTTACTTTATTCCATGTGGAGGTCGTTGTAATAAAAGTGTTTTTGATTCATAGTTAGAATCATTATCATAGATCTTTTGTACAAGAAGTGGGTTTGGCTTCTTGTAGAGTTGAGTTATTGAGAGGTTTGTAACAAGAGGTGAGTTTGGCCTCTTGGAGAGTAGAGTTAGTCGACTATAGTTAGTCGAGAGTTTTTTTTGAGGTTATTGATTATTGAGTTGTAATCGTGACATAgttgtaaaataataaaacaaggTTTTTCCTTCCTTGAGTGAGGAAggttttaacaaaaaatattgtgtGGCTGTTATAGTGTTCTGTCGTAGGCAAATATAGAAGAACCTGGTTCTTGTTCTAAGGGTAATATTTcttcaattggtatcagagcaggtcttTTTCGTTAAAAGATTCATATCTTGAAAGGAATCAATGGCAGCACCACCAACCCCACAAGAAGGAGCTTCACAAACTCGACCACCACTGTTCAATGGAAAGTACTACGGATGGTGGAAAAATCGCATGATGGATCATCTTATCGGAGAAAACCCTGATCTATGGGGTGTTATTCTCGAACCATACCTATGAAAACTGGAACTGATGGAGTTACCGAGATACCAAAATAAAGGAAGGAATGGGACGCTGCAAACAAACTAGCTATCCAGAACAATGCCAAGGCCAAGAAAATCATGATATGCGGTATAGGTCCAGATGAATACAATCGAATCTCATTATGTCAGGATGCTAAAGCTATTTGGGAAACTTTACAAACTGCTCACGAGGGAACAACTCAAGTAAAGAAGTCTAAAGTCGATAATCTAAACAGGCAATATGAATTGTTTCGAATAGCAGAGGGTGAAACTATACAAGAAATGCACACCAGGTTCACCTCAATCATTAACGAGATGTACTCTTTGGGAGAAATAGTTCCGAATGGAAAGGCAGTAAGAAAACTCTTAAGTGTTCTCCCTGAATCATGGGAAAGAAAAGTTGAAGCAATCACTGAAGCTCGTGGGATGCGCTATCTATGGACGAATTAATTGGAAATCTCATCACATATGAActcaagaaaaatcaagaaaaagaaatcggAGGGAAGAGAAAGGAAAGGAACCTGGTCCTAAAGGCTATTGTACCAGAAGACTTTGAGGATGAAAATATTGCACTAATGACCAAAAGGTTTTCCAGAATGTTAAAGAGAGGGAAAGTATTTTAGAGAAGAAATCCTCAGAAAACAAATGAGAATACAAAAGGCCAAGTGTGTCATAAGTGTGGAAGTCAAGATCACTTCATCAAGTTTTGCCCACTTTGGGCTTTGGAGCAGAACACCTCGGAAAAAATAAGGGAAATCAAGAATGACAAATATATTCCCTCAAACAGACGAATGATGAATCAAGAGGCAGACCTGTCCATGAAGAAAGCTTTCGCAGCAATGGGAAATCTGTCTGAAGAAGAATCTGAGGATGAAGAACTGGAAAATAAGTCACTTCTTGCAATCGAGCAAACCGACGAATATGACTTTCTTGCTTTAGTTGCCATATTAgaatcagaagaagaagaaaggaacaTCTGTAAATCACTAGAAACAATCCAAGCACTTATGGCTGGATCAAATTCTGAAGAGAATTCAGAGTATGATAGCGAAATAGGTATGACAAACCCATCAGAACCAAAAATCAATGAGCCAGATCCCATATTCCCTCAAAAAACACCTGTGACAGAAGATGAAAATACTATTGAATCAGGTCCCCCTTCCTCTTAAAACACCCATGAAAATCAGCCTCACAGCTGGAAACACCAAAGCTCACACCTTATCCAAAATATTCTCACTCCTCTAGATTCAGGAATACATACAAGATCCAAATTACGAAACATGTGTGCATTCTTAGCTTATGTATCCTTAATTGAACCAAAGAATATAAAAGAGGCATTGTTGGATCCTGACTGGATTACTTCTATGCAAGAAGAATTAAATCAGTTTGAACGAAGCAGAGTATGGAACCTGGTTC
This genomic stretch from Solanum stenotomum isolate F172 chromosome 10, ASM1918654v1, whole genome shotgun sequence harbors:
- the LOC125842753 gene encoding uncharacterized protein LOC125842753, producing the protein MAAPPTPQEGASQTRPPLFNGKKEWDAANKLAIQNNAKAKKIMICGIGPDEYNRISLCQDAKAIWETLQTAHEGTTQVKKSKVDNLNRQYELFRIAEGETIQEMHTRFTSIINEMYSLGEIVPNGKAVRKLLSVLPESWERKVEAITEARGMRYLWTN